In bacterium, one genomic interval encodes:
- a CDS encoding class I SAM-dependent methyltransferase translates to MILQLENIFSDPPLVHRGGTMVWGLNEDVLRYIDDTLKPGAKTLETGAGISTILFAVRSSVHTCIVPSEQEVSLIRDYALRKDISLDHVHFIVDYSQNVLPTLEQEDLDLVLIDGGHGYPIPAIDWFYTAPMLKINGVVIIDDVQLWTGLELKRFLAEEESWKFVRNFARSTAYEKVGQEYAREWTFQPYIIRRSRIPRILNLLRNAFLLLLNCEFSKLATKVRKQLMKG, encoded by the coding sequence ATGATTTTACAACTTGAAAATATTTTTTCGGATCCGCCATTGGTTCATAGGGGCGGAACTATGGTTTGGGGCTTGAACGAGGATGTACTGAGATACATTGATGATACACTGAAGCCAGGTGCTAAAACTTTGGAGACTGGTGCTGGTATAAGCACTATTTTATTTGCAGTACGATCATCGGTACATACCTGCATCGTTCCATCCGAACAGGAAGTGAGTCTGATTCGTGATTACGCTCTGAGAAAAGATATCTCCCTGGATCATGTTCATTTCATCGTTGATTATTCCCAAAATGTTCTTCCTACTTTGGAGCAGGAGGATCTGGATCTTGTACTTATCGATGGGGGGCATGGTTATCCTATTCCCGCTATAGACTGGTTTTACACCGCTCCAATGTTGAAGATCAATGGTGTGGTTATAATTGACGATGTTCAACTGTGGACTGGATTGGAATTAAAGCGTTTTCTAGCTGAAGAAGAATCCTGGAAGTTTGTCCGGAATTTTGCAAGATCTACAGCCTACGAGAAAGTAGGACAAGAATACGCCAGAGAATGGACATTCCAGCCCTATATTATCCGCAGAAGTCGTATACCACGGATACTGAATCTGCTACGGAATGCCTTTTTATTGCTCTTGAATTGTGAATTTTCTAAGTTGGCCACAAAGGTACGCAAACAACTTATGAAAGGTTAA